GATAGGTCGCCAAGCCCGACTGATCCGCCTCACGCCCCAGAACATCCTGATAGGCTCGCCGGATGATGCCATCAACCGACGCAGAATTTAGCCCGATCCTCTCGGTGCTTTTGCGCAAGTCGTTACGAACATCTTTCTCACTCCAATTGTCATCGATAATCCGACTCCGGTACAAACGCATCCCTTCCTGATCTGGCTCCCGGTTGAGGACATCTTCATAGGATCGTCGTACAATCGATTCAGGGTCGCTCCCTTGATTCCGGGAGTGCCGATCCCCGTCATCCCGCTGACGATAATCATCACGGCGATAGTCCTCATCCGATCCTCTTCGATCATTCCTTGAGTCCCGGTATGGGCTGGAATCACTCATCGATTTATCCTCTTTAGAGGAGCCCATCGATTTAATCACTCCGCCCAACATACCGCCAATATCTTGTCCCTGGGCAATCTCGCGACTCCCCAGAACCATCTGCAAACCAACCACGACTGTTACGGCAATACAAACCTTACTTTTCATGATTATGTCTCCTTGATCCTGTTTTCATGTAGATAGTTTCCTAATTATTAATCACAAGAAATTGACGTGATGAAACGTTACTGCTTTTCTTTTTGATTATCAACTTTTCACCACCGGCTTCATACGGAGGAAGTGCTGGCGCCGGGGTTCAGGGAATCATTCAAAAGAAGATCAGCGATCGCCAAGGTGTCAACAAAGTCATTTTGATCACAACATAGGTAAATCCCTTAATTCCAGCGACTTGGATTCATCTGGTGTTAAAGGTTTTTTTATGACATAATTTAAAAAGTGAAAAATCCTATGTGTAGCGGTTCATCCGCCTTAAACCTTGCACTATGCCACGAACGCCTGCCGGTCGCGGCTAATGCCATTGCAAAATCGGAGTCCTTATGAAAAGTCAGGAAGCTATTCTTCGTCGTCGTGAGGCCGAGATTAAGACAGGCCAGGAAGCCCTTGCCCACGCATTAACGAAGTCTCTTGTACTGCTCCGCTTTAAAGGCAATTGCAAGTGCGGCATGATGCTGACAGAACAGGACAAGAAGCCGAACGCGGAGACTTATCTCTGCCCGCATTGCGGAAAATCCGGCACCCCGATTGCTCCGCCCCCGTCAAAACAGCCTGTCGCGAAATAATCATTCTGACTCTCCTGAATTCTGACTCCGGACGCCGTGTTCAGCATCTACCCCGAACAACTTGTTGTCCGGTATTGCCTAATGAACGGCATGCTGTATAGTTTCGCCAATCGCCTGTCGTGTTGCTGGCGTTTCAACCTTAACAAGTGGAGGACAGATTATGTCAAAAGCAAAAGATACCAAACGTGAAACAAAAAAAGTTGCACTGAAAACACCCGCTGAAAAAAAGCAGGCCAAGCGCGACAAGAAGAACAAAGCGTAATGCCATTTGTTATTTCACCGCGACGCTAACCCGGAGATCCTGCTTTGCATCTATCGTAGAGCCAGGGATCGGTGGCAGCCCGAGCAGAGAAAGCGCCAGATTGCCAACTTCCCCGTTCCGGATGGGCTGCTTGGGCACGGTAAAATCTGGCCGCCCATCTCCTGGTGACAGGCGTGTATCCGCATTCAGCGCATATAAGTCTCCCGCTGTGACGCCCACACCCCAGACATAAAAGGGGATCGTATAGTCCAGCATTATGGTCGGATCGAAATGATCTTTCCCCTCTCCTCCGTGATCAGCCGTGAGGATCAGAACCGTCTTCCCTTTCAGTTTTGGATCCGCAGCAATGAGTTCCATAATACGGCCTAATTGCGCATCCAGCATAATCAGGGCGGCATAATAAGGCTCGCTCCCCCAGCCATATTTGTGTCCAGCTGAGTCACATTCGGCAAAATGGACGAAGGCAAATTGGCAGGGATTGGAGGCCATGGACGTAATGAAGTTGTCCGTAAGTTCAATGGAAGATTTGATATACGAATAATCGACTTTTTTCCGACCATCATCCACCCCCGTTGCATCGGGTGCTCCATGGGTATCGTTATAGGAATCCGGAAAGAGTGAGAACTTGGTTTTAGAGGCCCACATACCTGTTTTGAGCCCGTGGTCATGCGCGACATCAAAGACACTCGCCACATAAGCACCCTTGTGCGAATGGAGCGTCACGCCCTTTGCAGGATCTGTATTGTTAGCCCAACTGTGACCTTCAGCCTCTTTAATCCTGCGACTGGTGACCATGCTAG
This sequence is a window from bacterium. Protein-coding genes within it:
- a CDS encoding alkaline phosphatase family protein, with protein sequence MKMIKVIPVCWMGLCLAAQGADYVIAISVDGLGSTYLQTMVDAGKLPHFKQLQMESAGTTNARNDYNITVTLPNHTSMVTSRRIKEAEGHSWANNTDPAKGVTLHSHKGAYVASVFDVAHDHGLKTGMWASKTKFSLFPDSYNDTHGAPDATGVDDGRKKVDYSYIKSSIELTDNFITSMASNPCQFAFVHFAECDSAGHKYGWGSEPYYAALIMLDAQLGRIMELIAADPKLKGKTVLILTADHGGEGKDHFDPTIMLDYTIPFYVWGVGVTAGDLYALNADTRLSPGDGRPDFTVPKQPIRNGEVGNLALSLLGLPPIPGSTIDAKQDLRVSVAVK